From Ipomoea triloba cultivar NCNSP0323 chromosome 5, ASM357664v1, the proteins below share one genomic window:
- the LOC116020872 gene encoding G-type lectin S-receptor-like serine/threonine-protein kinase At5g24080 isoform X2, translated as MSETGNLVLLAANRSVAWQSFSHPSDTLLPGQPLKVSMELISSVSPSRGGYYTLKMLQQPTSLSLALTYNVPETYDSSPEFYSNYSYWSGPDISNVTGDVIAVLDEKGSFGIVYGSSSDGAVYVHKNDGDVNGGLFSAVNQSVRPSVLRRLILETNGNLRLYRWDNDVNGSSQWVSEWAAVSNPCDIGGICGNGICTLDRTKTNASCKCLPGSNAEVGTDVQCYGNSSLTGKCDRRHENLTDQFKIATVQQTNYYFSERSVIANYSDTQTLTKCGDACLSDCECIASVYGLSEEKAYCWLLRSLEFGGFADPGATLFVKVEGNGSFPGGNSARKPGDSSDKSSRHDKVLVLPIVLSMTLLIGLLCCLLYINIHRKRSLKRALESSAILSGAPISFAYRDLQCRTNNFSHLLGTGGFGSVFRGSLGDGTLIAVKKLDKVLPHGEKEFITEVNTIGSMHHVNLVRLCGYCSEGTRRLLVYEFMKNGSLDKWIFTSYTNRDRLLDWSTRFGVALGTAQGIAYFHEQCRNRIIHCDIKPENILLDENFCPKVSDFGLAKLMGREHSHVVTMVRGTRGYLAPEWISNRPITVKADVYSYGMLLLEIIGGRRNLDMNFDAEDFFFPGWAYKELTKGTPLRVADRRLQGTVEEEELTRALMVAFWCIQDEVGSRPSMGEVVKMLDGSVDINTPPMPQTVLELIEEGLDHVYKTMKREINQLSSFTITSMPSSNATCSYSTMSPR; from the exons ATGTCAGAAACAGGAAACCTCGTTCTACTCGCCGCGAACCGAAGCGTTGCTTGGCAGAGCTTTTCGCATCCATCTGATACGCTTTTGCCGGGGCAGCCATTGAAGGTCTCCATGGAGCTCATCTCTTCCGTTTCCCCTTCTCGCGGTGGATATTATACTCTGAAAATGTTGCAGCAGCCGACTTCTTTGAGCCTCGCGTTGACCTACAATGTGCCGGAAACCTACGATTCCTCGCCGGAATTTTACTCGAATTATTCGTATTGGTCGGGGCCGGATATTTCGAACGTGACGGGGGATGTGATTGCGGTTTTGGATGAAAAGGGGAGCTTCGGGATCGTGTACGGATCCTCTTCGGACGGGGCGGTTTATGTGCACAAGAATGATGGAGACGTTAACGGCGGATTATTCTCCGCCGTTAACCAATCCGTTAGGCCATCCGTTCTGCGGCGATTAATTCTAGAGACTAACGGGAATTTAAGGCTGTACAGATGGGATAACGACGTTAACGGGTCGAGCCAATGGGTTTCGGAGTGGGCGGCGGTTTCAAATCCCTGCGATATCGGCGGAATTTGCGGAAACGGAATCTGCACTCTAGACAGAACCAAAACGAACGCTTCGTGTAAATGCTTGCCGGGGAGCAATGCGGAGGTCGGAACTGACGTTCAGTGTTACGGGAACTCTTCCCTGACCGGAAAATGCGATCGCCGGCACGAAAACCTGACGGATCAGTTCAAGATCGCGACGGTCCAGCAGACGAATTACTACTTCTCGGAGAGATCAGTGATAGCGAATTACAGTGACACACAGACATTAACCAAATGCGGGGATGCCTGCTTGTCTGATTGTGAATGCATTGCTTCTGTTTATGGGCTGAGCGAAGAAAAGGCTTACTGTTGGCTGCTCAGGAGCCTGGAATTTGGTGGATTTGCCGACCCTGGCGCGACGCTGTTCGTGAAAGTGGAGGGCAATGGTTCATTCCCGGGAGGAAACAGTGCGAGGAAACCCGGGGATTCATCGGATAAGAGCAGTCGTCATGACAAGGTTTTAGTGCTTCCAATTGTGTTGAGCATGACTCTCCTCATTGGACTCCTATGTTGTCTGCTGTACATCAACATTCATAGGAAGAGATCATTGAAGAGGGCCCTGGAAAGCTCAGCCATTCTGTCTGGAGCTCCCATAAGCTTCGCTTATCGCGACTTGCAATGCAGGACCAACAATTTCTCTCATTTGCTTGGAACAG GTGGTTTTGGCAGTGTATTCAGGGGAAGCCTGGGAGATGGAACATTGATTGCAGTGAAGAAGCTTGACAAAGTTTTGCCTCATGGTGAGAAGGAATTCATAACTGAGGTGAACACCATTGGTTCCATGCATCACGTGAACCTGGTTCGCCTTTGTGGATACTGTTCTGAAGGGACAAGAAG GCTTTTGGTTTATGAATTCATGAAGAATGGGTCGCTAGACAAGTGGATTTTTACTTCATATACTAACAGAGATAGGCTGTTAGATTGGTCGACTCGGTTTGGTGTAGCGCTTGGGACGGCACAAGGGATTGCTTACTTTCACGAGCAATGTAGGAACAGAATAATACACTGCGACATCAAGCCGGAAAACATCCTCCTGGACGAGAATTTCTGCCCTAAAGTGTCGGATTTCGGGCTGGCTAAACTCATGGGGAGGGAGCACTCCCATGTTGTGACTATGGTCCGAGGAACCAGAGGTTACCTGGCTCCGGAATGGATCAGCAACCGCCCCATTACAGTAAAAGCTGATGTTTATAGCTACGGGATGCTTCTTCTCGAAATCATTGGGGGGAGGAGAAATCTTGACATGAACTTTGACGCCGAGGACTTCTTTTTCCCAGGATGGGCGTACAAG GAGTTGACAAAAGGGACGCCATTAAGGGTTGCAGATAGACGCCTACAAGGGACGGTGGAAGAAGAAGAGCTGACAAGAGCATTGATGGTGGCGTTTTGGTGCATACAGGACGAGGTGGGATCGAGGCCTTCAATGGGAGAAGTGGTGAAAATGTTGGATGGATCGGTGGACATAAACACACCACCAATGCCACAGACAGTGTTGGAATTGATTGAAGAAGGGCTAGATCATGTTTACAAAACAATGAAGAGGGAGATCAACCAGTTAAGCTCCTTCACCATCACTAGCATGCCTTCTTCTAATGCTACATGCAGTTATTCCACAATGTCACCTAGATAA